The genomic stretch CCCGCTGTTCCGTTCCAGAAGAAGAGGCCCTGCCGTCATGAAGCGGCAGGGCCTCTTGTTTTTTGCCCTCTAGAGAGGGGACAACTGGCTCTTTTTGCGCGGCAGGCGGTCCCGGTCGGGCACCAGGCGGGCGACGGACTCGACATGGGAGGTCTGTGGAAACATGTCGACGGGTTGAATCTCTTCCGTGCGGTAGCCCAGGCCGGCCAGCAGGTCGAGATCGCGGGCCAGGGTATCGGGATTGCAGGAAACGTAGATCAGGGTGCGGGGTTTGAGTTGCACCAGCGCCTCAAGCACCTCCGGGGCACAGCCGCCGCGAGGGGGATTGACCACGGCGACGCTGCCGGCGGGGACTTCGTGGGTGAGGTCGTGTACCAGTTCGGCGGCGTCACCGGCGCGGAAACTGCACCCCTGGATGCCGTTCATCTGGGCATTTTCCCGGGCGTTGCGCACCGCTTCCTCGACGACTTCGATGCCGATGACGCGGCCGGCGTCCCGGGCCAGGTTCATGGCGATGCCGCCAATGCCGCAGTAGAGGTCGATGGCCGTATCCTCCGCCTGCAGGGCCGCCCACTGGCGGACCAGTTCATAAATGCGGGCCGCCTGCGGGTTGTTCACCTGGAAGAAGGAGGTCGGCGCGATGCGCAGGCGGATATCCCCCACCTGGTCGATGAGATCGACGGCGCCGAGCATCTTCAGGGTGTCGCGGCCGAAAATCACGTTGCCAGCCGAGCTGTTGATGTTCTGATGAATGGAGACCACTTCGGGCACCTTCTTCTGCAGCCCCTTGGCCAAATGAGTGACTTCACGGAAATTTTTTTCGGAAGTGACAAAGGTGACCATGGCTTTGTCAAAGGTCGGGCTGACCCGGATAGTCAGGTAACGCAGCAGGCCTCGCTGGCGAGCGGGGTTGTAGACGTAGATCCCCTGGCATTCGACTTCCTGTTTGACCACCTGCACGATGCGGTTGATGAGGGGATGGTGCAGGGGGCAGTCGTCGATATCGACCACGGTATGGGAACCGCGTCGGTAGAGGCCGATCTTGACTTTGCCGCGATCCTTGGCCATGGCGAGTTTGGCCGTGGTGCGGTAGCCGAGAGTGGTGGCCGCCGGCCAGACTTCATGTACGCGAACCGCGTTGAGTGAGGCGTGGGCCAGCAGCGCCTGTTTGACCCGGTCGGTCTTGAACTGGAGTTGGGCCTGATCCTTAAGATGAATCAGGGAGCAGCCAAGGCATTGACCGAAATGTGAGCAGGGCGGGCGACGGCGTTCGGGGTGGGGGGTGATGACCCGCTCCAGATTGCCGACAATGCGATACTGCCCTTCATGCTCGATGCTCAGGGCGATCTTTTCGCCGGGCAAGGTGGCAGCCACCTGGACCTCTTTGCCGCCAAAGTGCCCAAGGCCGACCCCTTCGTCGTTGAGT from Desulfuromonas sp. KJ2020 encodes the following:
- the rlmD gene encoding 23S rRNA (uracil(1939)-C(5))-methyltransferase RlmD, which codes for MEKKKNFRSGAPRKPQRPPIELTIERLNDEGVGLGHFGGKEVQVAATLPGEKIALSIEHEGQYRIVGNLERVITPHPERRRPPCSHFGQCLGCSLIHLKDQAQLQFKTDRVKQALLAHASLNAVRVHEVWPAATTLGYRTTAKLAMAKDRGKVKIGLYRRGSHTVVDIDDCPLHHPLINRIVQVVKQEVECQGIYVYNPARQRGLLRYLTIRVSPTFDKAMVTFVTSEKNFREVTHLAKGLQKKVPEVVSIHQNINSSAGNVIFGRDTLKMLGAVDLIDQVGDIRLRIAPTSFFQVNNPQAARIYELVRQWAALQAEDTAIDLYCGIGGIAMNLARDAGRVIGIEVVEEAVRNARENAQMNGIQGCSFRAGDAAELVHDLTHEVPAGSVAVVNPPRGGCAPEVLEALVQLKPRTLIYVSCNPDTLARDLDLLAGLGYRTEEIQPVDMFPQTSHVESVARLVPDRDRLPRKKSQLSPL